A window of Mangifera indica cultivar Alphonso chromosome 13, CATAS_Mindica_2.1, whole genome shotgun sequence contains these coding sequences:
- the LOC123194916 gene encoding receptor-like protein 13: MFSGHIPPCLNIAIVSDVFDSSLDDTEPSTSSLSSTTLRIEASMRKEEIIEFTTKNISYSYHGRILFYMSGIDLSSNKLVGVIPYQIGNLVGIHALNLSHNNLTGLIPSTFSNLKQIESLDISYNNLTGKIPPQIVELYNLAVFSVTYNNLSGKTPDKTAQFGTFEEDRYEGNPLLCGKPLPKPCSAIESPFFMPKASSNSGEDNTVIDINIFYVSFAVTYIIFLVGIVVVLYINPYWRRTWFYFVELCITSCYYFVIDHLPK; encoded by the coding sequence ATGTTTTCAGGGCATATCCCCCCTTGCTTAAATATTGCAATAGTAAGTGATGTGTTTGATTCCTCACTTGATGATACGGAGCCTTCAACTTCCTCGCTTAGTTCTACTACATTACGAATTGAAGCTTCGATGAGAAAGGAAGAAATTATAGAGTTTACTACGAAGAACATATCTTACTCTTACCATGGAAGAATCCTCTTTTACATGTCTGGCATTGATCTCTCAAGCAATAAGTTAGTTGGTGTGATTCCTTATCAAATTGGAAATCTTGTTGGAATCCATGCACTTAATCTCTCTCACAACAATTTGACAGGACTAATCCCATCAACGTTTTCAAATCTCAAACAGATTGAGAGTTTAGATATTTCATATAACAATTTGACTGGAAAAATCCCTCCTCAAATTGTTGAACTATATAATTTGGCTGTTTTTAGTGtgacatataataatttatctggCAAAACTCCTGATAAAACTGCTCAATTTGGGACATTTGAAGAAGATAGGTATGAGGGAAATCCACTTCTTTGTGGAAAACCATTGCCCAAACCCTGCAGTGCAATTGAATCACCATTTTTTATGCCAAAAGCTTCAAGTAATAGTGGAGAAGACAATACTGTCATTGATATAAATATCTTCTATGTAAGTTTTGCAGTTACTTACATAATTTTTCTTGTAGGGATTGTTGTGGTTTTATACATAAATCCTTACTGGCGTCGCACATGGTTTTATTTTGTTGAGTTGTGCATAACATCTTGCTACTATTTTGTCATAGATCATCTTCCAAAATGA